The Brasilonema sennae CENA114 genome includes a region encoding these proteins:
- a CDS encoding Fur family transcriptional regulator — protein sequence MRAVRTRSQERILNLLKTIKQGISAQDIYVELRNRNQSMGLATVYRSLESLKLEGLVQVRTLGNGEALYNLAQQDKHHLTCLQCGASIPINQCPVHDLEGQLQSTHKFKIFYHTLEFFGLCTQCQLAQTGD from the coding sequence ATGAGAGCCGTACGCACCCGCAGTCAAGAGCGTATTCTAAACTTGCTTAAAACCATTAAACAAGGCATTTCCGCCCAAGATATTTATGTCGAGTTACGTAACCGTAACCAAAGCATGGGTCTGGCAACAGTTTACCGCTCATTAGAATCCTTAAAACTTGAAGGTCTGGTGCAAGTGCGGACATTAGGTAATGGTGAAGCCCTCTACAACTTAGCCCAGCAAGACAAGCACCACCTGACTTGTCTACAGTGTGGTGCTTCCATCCCGATTAATCAATGTCCCGTCCATGACCTAGAGGGTCAACTACAGTCTACACACAAGTTTAAGATTTTTTACCACACTCTAGAATTTTTCGGTTTGTGTACTCAATGTCAATTAGCTCAAACTGGTGATTAG
- a CDS encoding SDR family oxidoreductase, with protein sequence MQLANKVALITGAGSGMAKATAKLFAQEGAKVAALGRTKDELEKTVAEIHQSNGEAIALVADVSDPQEMQQATQQVVDKWGRLDIVFANAGINGVWAPIDELAPEEWDKTINVNLTGTFFTIKYAVPYLKKQGGSVIVTSSVNGTRMFSNSGATAYCCTKAAQVALAKMLALELAKNRIRVNVICPGAIDTSVDDNTKKRDLEGLREPVEFPEGKIPLTDGKPGTSQQVAQLVLFLASDASSHITGTEVWIDGAESLLKA encoded by the coding sequence ATGCAACTAGCTAACAAAGTAGCACTGATCACAGGAGCAGGTTCAGGTATGGCTAAAGCAACAGCAAAGTTATTTGCTCAAGAAGGTGCAAAAGTTGCTGCTTTAGGTCGTACAAAGGACGAACTAGAAAAAACCGTCGCTGAAATTCACCAGTCTAATGGTGAAGCAATCGCGCTAGTTGCTGATGTTTCTGATCCACAAGAAATGCAACAAGCCACCCAACAAGTTGTAGATAAGTGGGGACGCTTGGATATCGTCTTTGCTAACGCTGGTATTAATGGTGTGTGGGCACCTATTGACGAACTGGCACCCGAAGAGTGGGATAAAACAATCAATGTTAATTTAACAGGAACATTTTTCACAATAAAATACGCAGTACCTTACTTGAAAAAGCAGGGCGGCTCTGTGATTGTCACCTCATCTGTGAACGGTACGCGTATGTTTAGCAATAGTGGCGCTACTGCCTATTGTTGTACAAAAGCAGCACAAGTAGCCTTGGCAAAAATGCTAGCTTTGGAGCTAGCTAAAAACCGTATTCGTGTTAATGTCATTTGTCCTGGTGCTATTGATACAAGTGTTGACGATAACACTAAAAAACGAGATTTAGAAGGTCTTCGAGAACCTGTTGAATTTCCTGAAGGAAAGATTCCCTTAACTGATGGTAAACCAGGAACGTCACAGCAGGTGGCACAACTGGTTCTGTTTTTAGCGTCAGATGCTTCGAGCCATATCACTGGTACTGAAGTTTGGATTGATGGAGCAGAATCTTTATTGAAAGCGTAA
- a CDS encoding NB-ARC domain-containing protein produces the protein MNSNSTVKKILVLAANPKQTGRLRLDEEVRDIKEGLRLAQKRDQFLIEQEWAVRPRDIRRAILNYRPNIIHFSGHGSGANGLYFEDETGNPQLVTGEALAGLFEQFAKQIECVLLNACYAQMQADVIVQHIDYVIGMNDSIDDKAAIEFAVGFYDALAAHNPEYDQATPVEFAFAIARNAIALAGVSGESIPVLKKKTNLATLDNLINVPDLPLHFLPRPEHLETLKQEVLGNTNKPVVITGMSRRVGVQGMGGIGKTVLATALARDEEVRQAFSDGVLWVTLGQTPQLLSLQTELAKVLGDSQAVFTEIGLGKTRLRELLAEKACLLILDDIWQREHAEAFDVLGERCQMLITTRDAAIITDLGAKGHELKILSKDLKCRRCGYQ, from the coding sequence ATGAACAGCAACTCCACAGTCAAGAAAATATTGGTTTTAGCAGCTAATCCCAAACAGACGGGACGCCTGCGCTTGGATGAGGAAGTGCGCGATATCAAGGAAGGGTTGCGGCTGGCGCAAAAGCGTGACCAATTTCTGATTGAGCAAGAGTGGGCAGTGCGTCCCCGTGATATTCGCCGTGCTATTTTGAATTATCGACCCAATATTATCCATTTTTCTGGTCATGGCTCGGGGGCTAATGGTTTATATTTTGAGGATGAAACTGGTAATCCGCAATTGGTGACAGGAGAAGCGCTGGCAGGATTATTTGAGCAGTTTGCTAAGCAAATTGAGTGTGTGCTTTTGAATGCTTGCTATGCTCAGATGCAAGCGGATGTGATTGTCCAACACATTGATTATGTGATTGGCATGAATGATTCGATTGATGACAAAGCGGCGATTGAATTTGCTGTTGGTTTTTACGATGCGTTAGCTGCTCACAATCCAGAATATGATCAAGCGACGCCTGTAGAATTTGCTTTTGCGATCGCCCGTAACGCCATTGCACTGGCTGGAGTATCAGGTGAGTCTATTCCCGTACTAAAAAAAAAGACTAACTTAGCGACTTTAGACAATCTCATCAACGTACCTGACTTACCTCTGCACTTTTTACCGCGTCCGGAACATCTGGAAACGCTCAAACAAGAAGTGCTGGGAAATACTAACAAGCCTGTGGTTATCACAGGTATGAGTCGGCGTGTTGGTGTGCAAGGTATGGGTGGAATTGGCAAAACTGTCCTAGCAACCGCACTGGCGCGGGATGAAGAAGTCAGACAAGCGTTTTCTGATGGGGTGTTGTGGGTAACACTCGGGCAAACACCGCAGCTTTTAAGTTTACAAACCGAGTTAGCCAAGGTGCTGGGTGATTCCCAAGCGGTATTTACTGAAATTGGTTTGGGAAAAACGCGGTTGCGAGAATTGCTGGCAGAGAAAGCTTGCTTGTTGATTCTTGATGATATCTGGCAGCGTGAACATGCAGAAGCGTTTGATGTGTTGGGTGAGCGCTGTCAAATGCTGATTACTACCCGCGATGCTGCAATTATTACAGATTTGGGAGCCAAAGGACATGAGTTGAAAATCTTAAGCAAGGATCTTAAATGCAGAAGATGTGGATACCAATGA
- a CDS encoding SPFH domain-containing protein has protein sequence MEQFFLLVFLAFGGSAIAGSAKVVNQGNEALVERLGSYNKKLEPGLSFLVPFFDRVVFRETIREKVLDIPPQQCITRDNVSITADAVVYWRIMDMEKAYYKVENLQAAMVNLVLTQIRAEMGKLELDETFTARSQINEMLLHDLDIATDPWGVKVTRVELRDIIPSQAVTESMELQMSAERRKRAAILTSEGDRESAVNSARGKADAQVLDAEARQKAVILQAEAEQKAIVLKAQAERQQQVLKAHAIAESADIIAQKMKNDPVAYQALEVLLALGYMDMGATIGKSDSSKVMFMDPRTIPATLEGIRSIVSDGQTTDSNLPYTGEVSPGNNHHRSS, from the coding sequence ATGGAACAGTTTTTTTTACTTGTTTTTCTCGCTTTTGGCGGTTCTGCCATAGCTGGTTCTGCCAAAGTTGTGAATCAGGGAAATGAAGCCTTGGTGGAACGCTTAGGAAGCTATAACAAAAAGTTAGAACCAGGACTTAGCTTTCTCGTTCCCTTTTTTGATCGGGTTGTCTTCCGCGAAACTATCCGAGAAAAAGTTTTAGATATCCCGCCGCAACAATGTATTACCCGTGATAACGTGTCAATTACCGCTGATGCAGTGGTTTACTGGCGTATTATGGATATGGAGAAAGCCTACTACAAAGTAGAAAATCTCCAGGCGGCGATGGTTAATTTGGTGCTGACTCAAATTCGTGCCGAAATGGGCAAATTGGAATTGGATGAAACTTTTACCGCCCGTTCTCAAATTAATGAAATGTTATTGCATGACTTAGATATTGCAACTGATCCTTGGGGCGTGAAAGTGACGCGGGTGGAACTGCGCGATATTATCCCGTCACAAGCTGTTACCGAGTCGATGGAATTGCAAATGTCGGCGGAACGTCGTAAACGAGCAGCCATTTTAACTTCCGAAGGCGATCGCGAATCAGCCGTCAATAGCGCCAGAGGTAAAGCTGACGCCCAAGTTCTGGACGCAGAAGCCCGTCAAAAAGCGGTCATTTTGCAAGCAGAAGCAGAACAAAAAGCAATCGTTCTCAAAGCACAAGCCGAACGCCAGCAGCAAGTTCTTAAAGCGCACGCGATCGCCGAATCTGCAGATATCATTGCCCAAAAAATGAAAAATGATCCTGTTGCTTACCAAGCTTTAGAAGTTCTGCTTGCCTTGGGTTACATGGATATGGGTGCGACAATTGGCAAAAGCGATAGTAGCAAGGTTATGTTTATGGATCCACGCACGATACCTGCTACTTTGGAAGGTATACGCTCGATTGTCTCTGATGGTCAAACAACTGACTCAAATCTTCCGTATACAGGGGAAGTGTCTCCAGGAAATAATCATCATCGCTCTAGCTAG
- a CDS encoding NfeD family protein, which translates to MPSTTLIWLLAGSVLCLLELFMPTAFAAFLTGISALIVAFLSQTILSKLWLQIVVWLFLSTVLVVLSRRFMTVPKRKTKIQHAIIGETLTEIPAGKPGRVLYEGNSWRARCDDETLSISPNQRVYVTGREGTTLIVMPENLLDS; encoded by the coding sequence ATGCCAAGTACTACTTTAATTTGGCTTTTAGCTGGTTCAGTTCTTTGTTTGTTAGAACTGTTTATGCCAACAGCTTTTGCTGCTTTTCTGACCGGAATTAGCGCTCTTATTGTGGCGTTTCTATCTCAAACGATTTTGAGCAAGTTATGGCTACAAATTGTGGTTTGGCTATTCCTTTCCACAGTACTAGTCGTACTTTCCCGTCGGTTTATGACTGTGCCAAAACGTAAAACGAAAATTCAGCATGCAATTATAGGCGAAACTTTAACTGAGATTCCAGCCGGAAAACCAGGACGAGTGCTATACGAGGGAAATTCTTGGCGGGCACGTTGTGACGACGAGACACTCAGCATATCACCCAATCAAAGAGTTTACGTCACAGGACGCGAAGGGACGACTTTGATTGTGATGCCAGAAAATCTGTTGGACTCGTGA
- a CDS encoding protein phosphatase 2C domain-containing protein, giving the protein MNSIEDSVSTSSQTPLVHRYLWATGSLAAKIQPGGKVGHRYDVTSSNIWLDTQPELLPDIPEEFSKEIVSYLRLYQHRLHIPQVYGLAYDNILLLENVPIDETGNLYPAITDAWEQAKAVRQVYWLFQILQLWTPLSELGVAGSLLIPDNLRVQGWCVRLLELVETPNEVSLQQLGKCWQPWIAAAKTPVAQELNNIVQQMRSEEANLDSIATQLNILLLSCAADLPLTLKVAGSTDSGSQQTQNEDACYPSEAADPNDLLLPLVSIVCDGIGGHQGGEVASLLAVQSLKLQLRALLTEMKEQADILPPDLIQKQIEASLRIVNNVICNCNNQQKREGTERMGTTLVMAVQLPQIIKSLSGNESQNTHELYLAHVGDSRAYWITRDYCQRLTVDDDVAGREVRSARTLYRKALQRPEATSLSQGLGTKDGEFLRPVIQQFILEEDGILLLCSDGLSDNDLVENSWRNYAVPVLQGELSLEDAVRQWISLANEKNAEDNISLVLTHCRVSPDPIASLLSGLRPVEVIVPEQQEQEQEQQSELTPSSQALLELLVSQPPLTDETQSPAKPQKKKKWWLLLAGLLVLLVGGTSLGLFAWWRLNPRTFQQTCQRLPLKVQRLCPPQR; this is encoded by the coding sequence ATGAATTCTATAGAAGATAGTGTTTCTACAAGTTCTCAAACTCCCCTAGTTCACCGTTACCTTTGGGCAACTGGTTCATTAGCCGCCAAAATCCAACCTGGAGGGAAAGTTGGACATCGCTATGACGTCACTAGCTCGAACATTTGGCTAGATACTCAACCAGAACTATTGCCAGACATCCCTGAAGAATTTTCTAAAGAAATTGTGTCTTATCTGCGATTATATCAACACAGATTACATATTCCTCAGGTATATGGGTTGGCTTATGATAATATTCTCTTGTTGGAAAATGTGCCAATAGATGAAACCGGAAATCTCTACCCAGCAATAACAGACGCATGGGAGCAAGCAAAAGCAGTACGACAAGTTTACTGGCTTTTCCAAATTCTCCAACTGTGGACACCACTATCAGAGTTGGGAGTCGCTGGCAGTTTGCTGATTCCAGATAATTTGCGCGTGCAAGGTTGGTGCGTGCGACTGTTGGAACTTGTAGAAACGCCCAATGAGGTGTCTTTACAGCAGTTGGGAAAATGTTGGCAACCTTGGATCGCTGCTGCAAAAACACCAGTAGCACAAGAGTTGAACAACATAGTCCAGCAGATGCGTAGTGAAGAAGCAAATTTAGACTCTATTGCCACTCAACTCAATATTTTACTCCTATCATGTGCAGCAGATTTGCCATTAACCCTAAAGGTAGCAGGATCAACAGATTCTGGTTCACAACAAACGCAAAATGAAGACGCTTGCTACCCTAGTGAAGCTGCTGATCCAAATGATTTATTATTACCACTGGTATCTATTGTTTGTGATGGTATTGGTGGACATCAAGGCGGCGAGGTTGCAAGTCTGCTAGCAGTGCAATCTCTAAAATTGCAACTTCGCGCCTTACTCACAGAGATGAAAGAACAAGCAGACATCTTACCGCCGGACTTAATTCAAAAACAAATAGAGGCAAGTTTGCGAATTGTCAATAATGTCATTTGCAACTGCAATAATCAGCAAAAACGCGAAGGCACCGAACGCATGGGTACAACCCTTGTGATGGCAGTGCAATTACCGCAAATTATCAAAAGTCTCTCTGGTAATGAGTCACAAAATACACATGAACTTTATTTAGCTCATGTGGGTGATAGCCGTGCTTACTGGATAACACGCGACTACTGTCAGCGTTTAACAGTAGATGATGATGTCGCTGGGCGGGAAGTCCGTTCTGCTCGTACTCTGTATCGAAAAGCACTGCAACGCCCCGAGGCAACTTCCTTGAGTCAAGGATTAGGCACAAAAGATGGTGAATTCCTGCGTCCTGTGATTCAGCAATTTATTTTAGAAGAAGACGGTATATTACTGTTGTGTTCTGATGGTTTGAGCGACAATGACTTGGTAGAAAATTCTTGGCGGAACTACGCTGTACCTGTTCTGCAAGGTGAACTTTCCTTGGAAGATGCTGTCCGTCAATGGATTTCATTGGCAAATGAGAAAAATGCTGAGGATAATATCTCACTGGTTCTGACCCATTGTCGTGTTTCCCCAGATCCTATAGCTTCATTGCTTAGCGGCCTGCGACCTGTAGAAGTCATAGTACCAGAACAACAAGAACAAGAACAAGAACAACAATCTGAGTTGACACCAAGTTCTCAAGCGCTTCTGGAGTTGCTTGTTTCACAACCACCGCTAACAGACGAAACCCAAAGTCCTGCGAAACCTCAAAAGAAGAAAAAGTGGTGGTTGTTGCTTGCGGGGTTATTGGTTTTGCTTGTGGGTGGTACAAGTTTAGGATTATTTGCTTGGTGGCGACTCAATCCGCGAACATTTCAGCAGACATGTCAGCGACTTCCTCTGAAAGTGCAGCGATTGTGTCCACCGCAGAGGTAA
- a CDS encoding murein transglycosylase A, which yields MRKIFALLCFSLGIALVNLSCSVAQAPNLPSVPVPNNPKQLPPQQPPSVEELPIPLKVTDRKTCQVTYQCLGWDEQLWGGKGKKGDKQALLASIDNSLRYLQTNKANTVYQNYPITEITLDRVRRSLIRFRQLVVNSKSPSQLQAALNKEFVFYKSVGNDGKGTVKFTAYYEPVYTASRTPTAVYKYPLYGRPLDFDAWAKPHPKRIDLEGQDGLLKDRSPLRGSELFWFRDRFEAYMIHIQGSAQLKLTDGTKTSVGFAGGTDYPWTSIGRALIKDGKLSREKVTMPAIVKYFRENPQDLNQYLPRWERFIFFRETNGTPATGSIGVPVTPERSIATDKSLMPPGALALIYSSFPYPKTGGGLEYRKVSRFVLDQDTGSAIKSPGRVDYFMGTGNLAGDRAGVTGGNGELYYLLLKE from the coding sequence ATGAGAAAAATTTTTGCTTTGCTTTGTTTTAGTCTAGGAATAGCTCTGGTTAACCTTAGCTGTTCAGTTGCTCAAGCTCCTAACTTACCATCTGTACCTGTTCCAAACAACCCCAAGCAACTACCACCACAACAGCCACCATCTGTTGAGGAATTGCCAATACCACTGAAAGTCACAGACAGAAAAACGTGTCAAGTGACATACCAATGCTTGGGTTGGGATGAACAACTTTGGGGTGGCAAGGGTAAAAAAGGCGATAAACAAGCGCTTTTGGCATCAATTGATAACAGCTTACGTTATTTGCAAACCAACAAAGCAAATACAGTGTATCAAAATTATCCCATTACAGAAATTACACTTGATCGCGTCCGTCGTAGCTTAATACGTTTTCGTCAACTGGTTGTAAATTCTAAGTCACCATCACAATTACAAGCTGCTCTCAATAAGGAATTTGTCTTTTACAAGTCGGTCGGTAATGACGGTAAGGGAACTGTTAAATTTACTGCTTACTACGAGCCTGTTTATACTGCCAGTCGCACGCCCACAGCAGTTTATAAATATCCCCTTTATGGACGCCCACTGGATTTCGATGCCTGGGCTAAACCGCACCCCAAACGGATTGATTTGGAAGGACAAGATGGCTTGCTAAAAGATCGAAGCCCGTTGCGCGGTTCGGAGTTATTTTGGTTTCGCGATCGCTTTGAGGCGTATATGATACATATTCAGGGGTCTGCCCAACTCAAGCTTACCGATGGTACAAAAACCTCTGTTGGTTTTGCAGGTGGAACAGATTATCCTTGGACTAGTATCGGGCGGGCACTCATTAAAGATGGCAAACTGTCCCGAGAAAAAGTAACAATGCCAGCGATAGTTAAGTATTTCCGCGAAAATCCTCAGGATTTAAATCAATACCTGCCACGCTGGGAACGCTTTATCTTTTTTAGGGAAACCAACGGTACGCCTGCTACTGGAAGTATAGGTGTGCCAGTCACCCCAGAGAGATCTATTGCTACAGATAAATCTCTTATGCCTCCAGGGGCGCTAGCGCTCATTTACTCTTCATTTCCCTATCCCAAAACAGGAGGAGGGTTGGAGTATCGTAAGGTAAGCCGTTTTGTACTTGACCAAGATACAGGAAGCGCCATCAAAAGTCCAGGACGGGTTGATTATTTTATGGGGACTGGCAACTTAGCAGGCGATCGCGCTGGTGTAACAGGTGGTAATGGAGAACTTTACTACTTACTACTCAAAGAATGA
- the purQ gene encoding phosphoribosylformylglycinamidine synthase subunit PurQ, translating into MNFGVVVFPGSNCDRDVAYVTRDLLKQPTRMIWHQETDISDVDLMIIPGGFSYGDYLRCGAIARFSPVMQQVIEHAQKGKFVLGICNGFQVLTEAGLLPGALVKNRDLHFICDRVPVKVERTDLQWTQGYQNGEIITLPIAHGEGQYYADDSTLSEIENNGQVLFRYEGDNPNGSVNNIAGICNRQGNVLGMMPHPERASDPMLGGSDGLKLFQGLLEKVGALV; encoded by the coding sequence ATGAATTTTGGAGTTGTTGTTTTTCCGGGTTCTAATTGCGATCGCGACGTTGCTTATGTCACAAGAGACTTGTTGAAGCAACCTACTCGCATGATTTGGCATCAAGAAACTGATATTTCTGATGTAGATCTCATGATTATACCAGGTGGCTTTAGCTACGGGGATTATTTACGGTGTGGTGCGATCGCCCGCTTTTCACCCGTGATGCAGCAAGTCATTGAACACGCTCAAAAGGGCAAATTTGTCCTCGGTATTTGTAATGGGTTCCAAGTATTAACTGAGGCAGGGCTGTTACCGGGAGCGTTGGTGAAGAATCGGGATTTGCATTTTATATGCGATCGCGTTCCTGTGAAAGTCGAGCGTACAGACCTTCAGTGGACGCAAGGTTATCAAAATGGTGAAATTATCACTCTGCCAATTGCTCACGGGGAGGGGCAATATTACGCAGATGATTCCACATTATCAGAGATTGAAAATAACGGTCAAGTCCTGTTTCGCTACGAGGGAGATAATCCCAACGGCTCAGTGAACAACATAGCCGGGATTTGCAACCGTCAAGGAAACGTGTTGGGAATGATGCCGCATCCAGAGAGGGCATCTGATCCGATGCTGGGCGGTAGCGATGGGTTGAAGTTGTTCCAGGGGTTGTTGGAGAAAGTCGGGGCGTTGGTGTAG
- the purS gene encoding phosphoribosylformylglycinamidine synthase subunit PurS translates to MQRKYLAKIFVTLRPSVLDPAGVAVQSGLKQMGYDYVEQVRIGKYIEVTLISTDEDTARQNLDRMCDQMLANPVIENYRFDLIEVESQTGVY, encoded by the coding sequence GTGCAAAGGAAGTATCTAGCCAAAATTTTTGTCACTCTCCGTCCTTCAGTTCTGGATCCAGCTGGAGTCGCAGTGCAATCTGGGCTGAAGCAAATGGGATACGATTATGTTGAGCAGGTGCGGATTGGCAAGTACATTGAAGTCACTCTCATCTCAACCGATGAAGATACAGCCCGTCAGAACTTAGATCGGATGTGTGACCAAATGCTTGCAAATCCAGTCATAGAAAATTATCGCTTTGATTTGATAGAGGTTGAGTCACAGACGGGAGTCTATTAA